The Leishmania panamensis strain MHOM/PA/94/PSC-1 chromosome 19 sequence genome contains the following window.
NNNNNNNNNNNNNNNNNNNNNNNNNNNNNNNNNNNNNNNNNNNNNNNNNNNNNNNNNNNNNNNNNNNNNNNNNNNNNNNNNNNNNNNNNNNNNNNNNNNNNNNNNNNNNNNNNNNNNNNNNNNNNNNNNNNNNNNNNNNNNNNNNNNNNNNNNNNNNNNNNNNNNNNNNNNNNNNNNNNNNNNNNNNNNNNNNNNNNNNNNNNNNNNNNNNNNNNNNNNNNNNNNNNNNNNNNNNNNNNNNNNNNNNNNNNNNNNNNNNNNNNNNNNNNNNNNNNNNNNNNNNNNNNNNNNNNNNNNNNNNNNNNNNNNNNNNNNNNNNNNNNNNNNNNNNNNNNNNNNNNNNNNNNNNNNNNNNNNNNNNNNNNNNNNNNNNNNNNNNNNNNNNNNNNNNNNNNNNNNNNNNNNNNNNNNNNNNNNNNNNNNNNNNNNNNNNNNNNNNNNNNNNNNNNNNNNNNNNNNNNNNNNNNNNNNNNNNNNNNNNNNNNNNNNNNNNNNNNNNNNNNNNNNNNNNNNNNNNNNNNNNNNNNNNNNNNNNNNNNNNNNNNNNNNNNNNNNNNNNNNNNNNNNNNNNNNNNNNNNNNNNNNNNNNNNNNNNNNNNNNNNNNNNNNNNNNNNNNNNNNNNNNNNNNNNNNNNNNNNNNNNNNNNNNNNNNNNNNNNNNNNNNNNNNNNNNNNNNNNNNNNNNNNNNNNNNNNNNNNNNNNNNNNNNNNNNNNNNNNNNNNNNNNNNNNNNNNNNNNNNNNNNNNNNNNNNNNNNNNNNNNNNNNNNNNNNNNNNNNNNNNNNNNNNNNNNNNNNNNNNNNNNNNNNNNNNNNNNNNNNNNNNNNNNNNNNNNNNNNNNNNNNNNNNNNNNNNNNNNNNNNNNNNNNNNNNNNNNNNNNNNNNNNNNNNNNNNNNNNNNNNNNNNNNNNNNNNNNNNNNNNNNNNNNNNNNNNNNNNNNNNNNNNNNNNNNNNNNNNNNNNNNNNNNNNNNNNNNNNNNNNNNNNNNNNNNNNNNNNNNNNNNNNNNNNNNNNNNNNNNNNNNNNNNNNNNNNNNNNNNNNNNNNNNNNNNNNNNNNNNNNNNNNNNNNNNNNNNNNNNNNNNNNNNNNNNNNNNNNNNNNNNNNNNNNNNNNNNNNNNNNNNNNNNNNNNNNNNNNNNNNNNNNNNNNNNNNNNNNNNNNNNNNNNNNNNNNNNNNNNNNNNNNNNNNNNNNNNNNNNNNNNNNNNNNNNNNNNNNNNNNNNNNNNNNNNNNNNNNNNNNNNNNNNNNNNNNNNNNNNNNNNNNNNNNNNNNNNNNNNNNNNNNNNNNNNNNNNNNNNNNNNNNNNNNNNNNNNNNNNNNNNNNNNNNNNNNNNNNNNNNNNNNNNNNNNNNNNNNNNNNNNNNNNNNNNNNNNNNNNNNNNNNNNNNNNNNNNNNNNNNNNNNNNNNNNNNNNNNNNNNNNNNNNNNNNNNNNNNNNNNNNNNNNNNNNNNNNNNNNNNNNNNNNNNNNNNNNNNNNNNNNNNNNNNNNNNNNNNNNNNNNNNNNNNNNNNNNNNNNNNNNNNNNNNNNNNNNNNNNNNNNNNNNNNNNNNNNNNNNNNNNNNNNNNNNNNNNNNNNNNNNNNNNNNNNNNNNNNNNNNNNNNNNNNNNNNNNNNNNNNNNNNNNNNNNNNNNNNNNNNNNNNNNNNNNNNNNNNNNNNNNNNNNNNNNNNNNNNNNNNNNNNNNNNNNNNNNNNNNNNNNNNNNNNNNNNNNNNNNNNNNNNNNNNNNNNNNNNNNNNNNNNNNNNNNNNNNNNNNNNNNNNNNNNNNNNNNNNNNNNNNNNNNNNNNNNNNNNNNNNNNNNNNNNNNNNNNNNNNNNNNNNNNNNNNNNNNNNNNNNNNNNNNNNNNNNNNNNNNNNNNNNNNNNNNNNNNNNNNNNNNNNNNNNNNNNNNNNNNNNNNNNNNNNNNNNNNNNNNNNNNNNNNNNNNNNNNNNNNNNNNNNNNNNNNNNNNNNNNNNNNNNNNNNNNNNNNNNNNNNNNNNNNNNNNNNNNNNNNNNNNNNNNNNNNNNNNNNNNNNNNNNNNNNNNNNNNNNNNNNNNNNNNNNNNNNNNNNNNNNNNNNNNNNNNNNNNNNNNNNNNNNNNNNNNNNNNNNNNNNNNNNNNNNNNNNNNNNNNNNNNNNNNNNNNNNNNNNNNNNNNNNNNNNNNNNNNNNNNNNNNNNNNNNNNNNNNNNNNNNNNNNNNNNNNNNNNNNNNNNNNNNNNNNNNNNNNNNNNNNNNNNNNNNNNNNNNNNNNNNNNNNNNNNNNNNNNNNNNNNNNNNNNNNNNNNNNNNNNNNNNNNNNNNNNNNNNNNNNNNNNNNNNNNNNNNNNNNNNNNNNNNNNNNNNNNNNNNNNNNNNNNNNNNNNNNNNNNNNNNNNNNNNNNNNNNNNNNNNNNNNNNNNNNNNNNNNNNNNNNNNNNNNNNNNNNNNNNNNNNNNNNNNNNNNNNNNNNNNNNNNNNNNNNNNNNNNNNNNNNNNNNNNNNNNNNNNNNNNNNNNNNNNNNNNNNNNNNNNNNNNNNNNNNNNNNNNNNNNNNNNNNNNNNNNNNNNNNNNNNNNNNNNNNNNNNNNNNNNNNNNNNNNNNNNNNNNNNNNNNNNNNNNNNNNNNNNNNNNNNNNNNNNNNNNNNNNNNNNNNNNNNNNNNNNNNNNNNNNNNNNNNNNNNNNNNNNNNNNNNNNNNNNNNNNNNNNNNNNNNNNNNNNNNNNNNNNNNNNNNNNNNNNNNNNNNNNNNNNNNNNNNNNNNNNNNNNNNNNNNNNNNNNNNNNNNNNNNNNNNNNNNNNNNNNNNNNNNNNNNNNNNNNNNNNNNNNNNNNNNNNNNNNNNNNNNNNNNNNNNNNNNNNNNNNNNNNNNNNNNNNNNNNNNNNNNNNNNNNNNNNNNNNNNNNNNNNNNNNNNNNNNNNNNNNNNNNNNNNNNNNNNNNNNNNNNNNNNNNNNNNNNNNNNNNNNNNNNNNNNNNNNNNNNNNNNNNNNNNNNNNNNNNNNNNNNNNNNNNNNNNNNNNNNNNNNNNNNNNNNNNNNNNNNNNNNNNNNNNNNNNNNNNNNNNNNNNNNNNNNNNNNNNNNNNNNNNNNNNNNNNNNNNNNNNNNNNNNNNNNNNNNNNNNNNNNNNNNNNNNNNNNNNNNNNNNNNNNNNNNNNNNNNNNNNNNNNNNNNNNNNNNNNNNNNNNNNNNNNNNNNNNNNNNNNNNNNNNNNNNNNNNNNNNNNNNNNNNNNNNNNNNNNNNNNNNNNNNNNNNNNNNNNNNNNNNNNNNNNNNNNNNNNNNNNNNNNNNNNNNNNNNNNNNNNNNNNNNNNNNNNNNNNNNNNNNNNNNNNNNNNNNNNNNNNNNNNNNNNNNNNNNNNNNNNNNNNNNNNNNNNNNNNNNNNNNNNNNNNNNNNNNNNNNNNNNNNNNNNNNNNNNNNNNNNNNNNNNNNNNNNNNNNNNNNNNNNNNNNNNNNNNNNNNNNNNNNNNNNNNNNNNNNNNNNNNNNNNNNNNNNNNNNNNNNNNNNNNNNNNNNNNNNNNNNNNNNNNNNNNNNNNNNNNNNNNNNNNNNNNNNNNNNNNNNNNNNNNNNNNNNNNNNNNNNNNNNNNNNNNNNNNNNNNNNNNNNNNNNNNNNNNNNNNNNNNNNNNNNNNNNNNNNNNNNNNNNNNNNNNNNNNNNNNNNNNNNNNNNNNNNNNNNNNNNNNNNNNNNNNNNNNNNNNNNNNNNNNNNNNNNNNNNNNNNNNNNNNNNNNNNNNNNNNNNNNNNNNNNNNNNNNNNNNNNNNNNNNNNNNNNNNNNNNNNNNNNNNNNNNNNNNNNNNNNNNNNNNNNNNNNNNNNNNNNNNNNNNNNNNNNNNNNNNNNNNNNNNNNNNNNNNNNNNNNNNNNNNNNNNNNNNNNNNNNNNNNNNNNNNNNNNNNNNNNNNNNNNNNNNNNNNNNNNNNNNNNNNNNNNNNNNNNNNNNNNNNNNNNNNNNNNNNNNNNNNNNNNNNNNNNNNNNNNNNNNNNNNNNNNNNNNNNNNNNNNNNNNNNNNNNNNNNNNNNNNNNNNNNNNNNNNNNNNNNNNNNNNNNNNNNNNNNNNNNNNNNNNNNNNNNNNNNNNNNNNNNNNNNNNNNNNNNNNNNNNNNNNNNNNNNNNNNNNNNNNNNNNNNNNNNNNNNNNNNNNNNNNNNNNNNNNNNNNNNNNNNNNNNNNNNNNNNNNNNNNNNNNNNNNNNNNNNNNNNNNNNNNNNNNNNNNNNNNNNNNNNNNNNNNNNNNNNNNNNNNNNNNNNNNNNNNNNNNNNNNNNNNNNNNNNNNNNNNNNNNNNNNNNNNNNNNNNNNNNNNNNNNNNNNNNNNNNNNNNNNNNNNNNNNNNNNNNNNNNNNNNNNNNNNNNNNNNNNNNNNNNNNNNNNNNNNNNNNNNNNNNNNNNNNNNNNNNNNNNNNNNNNNNNNNNNNNNNNNNNNNNNNNNNNNNNNNNNNNNNNNNNNNNNNNNNNNNNNNNNNNNNNNNNNNNNNNNNNNNNNNNNNNNNNNNNNNNNNNNNNNNNNNNNNNNNNNNNNNNNNNNNNNNNNNNNNNNNNNNNNNNNNNNNNNNNNNNNNNNNNNNNNNNNNNNNNNNNNNNNNNNNNNNNNNNNNNNNNNNNNNNNNNNNNNNNNNNNNNNNNNNNNNNNNNNNNNNNNNNNNNNNNNNNNNNNNNNNNNNNNNNNNNNNNNNNNNNNNNNNNNNNNNNNNNNNNNNNNNNNNNNNNNNNNNNNNNNNNNNNNNNNNNNNNNNNNNNNNNNNNNNNNNNNNNNNNNNNNNNNNNNNNNNNNNNNNNNNNNNNNNNNNNNNNNNNNNNNNNNNNNNNNNNNNNNNNNNNNNNNNNNNNNNNNNNNNNNNNNNNNNNNNNNNNNNNNNNNNNNNNNNNNNNNNNNNNNNNNNNNNNNNNNNNNNNNNNNNNNNNNNNNNNNNNNNNNNNNNNNNNNNNNNNNNNNNNNNNNNNNNNNNNNNNNNNNNNNNNNNNNNNNNNNNNNNNNNNNNNNNNNNNNNNNNNNNNNNNNNNNNNNNNNNNNNNNNNNNNNNNNNNNNNGGACTGTGGCGGCGTTCCGCCGTGAGATGGCCGCCGTGGCACTGACGGGCGCCGTGAATGATGCCACGCTGGAAAGGGAGAGCCCCATTACCGACCCGGTGCGTCGTCGTCTGCTGGCGCGCCTGGCGAGGTTGTGTGCGCGTCGCTTGAGCCCGCGGGTGCAATCGTTTCTCTATCGCCAACTTCGAGTGGCGGCTGGCATGTCCTCAGTGTTTGGGCTGATTGTCGCCAACTCGGTGGGCTTCTCGATGCAAAATGGCCTGACAGACTCGAATGGGGGTGCGAAGCCGGCGCATGCCGATGCCGATTTTCTCATAGCAAAAGCACTTATGAGGGTAACACCCACGTTTACCCTCGGTGTAGTGGCCTTTATGTATTCGGTTTCCTCTTTGGCAGTGATCGATCGTGAAATGACTCGCCAGCAGACATTGTCTCTGAAGCGGCTGTACTGCTTGAAATAGTAGAGGCTCAGTCACGAGGAGCAGTGCGAGTGAAACGTAGGGGCCCTGTGCCTAACCTCGGGGCTGTGCTCGGGGCATTCGCCCGGCATACCGTGTGATTTTCGGAGAGTATCCGACATAcgttttttgggggggcgtctctctctgcgaaGACCATTACTTTCATTGTCTCACCAATGCTGTTGTggtcctctctctttcgttctcttctcccccgcACCACACCTCTCCCCGACGAAGaggtacgtgtgtgtgtgtgtgtgtgtgtgtgtgtgtgtgtgtgtgtgtgcgtgtgtgtgcgtgtgtatatATCtgcgcagggagaggggtatGCGTggtgcttttctttgctaATCGAATGAATCGCGGGCCTTTTTCAGGCTCGTCGTCTCTcattcttcctctctctctctatatatatattcaGGCATGCAAGCACATTCACtggtgtgtgtaggtgtgctcGTAGACCAAGAACTGGTACATTACCTATCATCCTTCTCTTTTTACCTCACGCTTCACTGGCTCGCCCATACGTAGACCATAGCGTTGACTATTTTTGCTTTATCGCGTTTTGTCATTGAAGGTCTCGGCCTCTCCGACTCTCCATTTCCACATCTGACCGCACTCTTGcagcctcgctctccccacccacccacccacccacccctcgtCCCTGCGGGTCTCTGCAAGGGTCGCAGGGCCGCTATCACTCAGAGAGAGCCTTCAacccaagcagcagcacatcagcaGTGGGAGCAATGCATACTGTAAGGAAAagggtgtgtatgtgtgtgcgtgagagagagcagTCACCACTTTTCATTCGCCAGAGCTCTCTACTCCTCCATGTGCCCCTCCTTGCTATTTTCTCGGTGCTGCGTCTCCTCGCCCCGCTGAccttccctcttctgctGGTTGTGTTTTCCGTGGAGTCGCTTGCACACTGCCTCTGCGTTGGTGCGAAGAGTGTTGGCTCACAGGTAACTGAGCGAGACCAAACAAAAGGGGCCTTGAAAGGCGACCACACATGCGACCTTACGTACCTGCAACCACACTcgactctctccctcttcccttctccgaaccccccccctcatggCTGATCACGACCCGTCAAATCATATTTCTGCTCCGAGAAGATCgtcacctgcgccgctctcTCGTACACGCTTCTCGGCAGCAACCCTGGAACGAGAAAAAGTGTGCAAGGATGAACCAGAGGCGATTGTAAAAGACCTCTCGCTCAACTCGCTTACCTCGCCGGGGTCACCCTCGTCCTCCTTCCGAGGTTTCACCGCGCTGTTACCATTGACATCCACTTCCGTCTCGCCACCATACtgcactgcgccgccgctctccaTGCCGCGTCTGCGCCTGCTGAGCTTCACAACGGAGCTCGGCATCGGGGCATCCGTCTACAACAGCATTTACCCTCGTCTGTATACCATCGAGTATCTCCTCTCTGTTGCGATGGTCATCTACCTCTGCGCCTACGCTTTCTGCACGCTTCGGGTCTTCTGCGCGAAGAATATTCATCACTATCTCAGAGACCTTCTGGCACCCAATACTTTCCTCCGCCGCTACAACGCCATCGGCTACGATAAACACGTAGACAGTCAGTGGGGGCGGTTCACTCAGCAGTACACAACGCTGGTAGAGCTCTCTGCTTTCATGGGTGCAACAAccttcctctgccgctgcgtgtcGAGCACTTCCATGAGCCGCGCACCCTCGACGGCTGACTCGATCTCATCATATGACATCAGCCAAAATGGGCTTGCCGGCACTACGAACGGCGCTGTCACCAACATCGGCACTCGGGGAGGAAGACTGCCTGCAGAAAGCAGTGCTTCTGACGTTCGTGCAAGCAAGCCCGTGTCACTCGCGTTACGTGTGTGGCGTATCATCGCCGGGCATTCATGGAGTATCCCTGCGTTCTACACCGNNNNNNNNNNNNNNNNNNNNNNNNNNNNNNNNNNNNNNNNNNNNNNNNNNNNNNNNNNNNNNNNNNNNNNNNNNNNNNNNNNNNNNNNNNNNNNNNNNNNNNNNNNNNNNNNNNNNNNNNNNNNNNNNNNNNNNNNNNNNNNNNNNNNNNNNNNNNNNNNNNNNNNNNNNNNNNNNNNNNNNNNNNNNNNNNNNNNNNNNNNNNNNNNNNNNNNNNNNNNNNNNNNNNNNNNNNNNNNNNNNNNNNNNNNNNNNNNNNNNNNNNNNNNNNNNNNNNNNNNNNNNNNNNNNNNNNNNNNNNNNNNNNNNNNNNNNNNNNNNNNNNNNNNNNNNNNNNNNNNNNNNNNNNNNNNNNNNNNNNNNNNNNNNNNNNNNNNNNNNNNNNNNNNNNNNNNNNNNNNNNNNNNNNNNNNNNNNNNNNNNNNNNNNNNNNNNNNNNNNNNNNNNNNNNNNNNNNNNNNNNNNNNNNNNNNNNNNNNNNNNNNNNNNNNNNNNN
Protein-coding sequences here:
- a CDS encoding glycerol uptake protein, putative (TriTrypDB/GeneDB-style sysID: LpmP.19.1180~partially sequenced multicopy gene), with the translated sequence TVAAFRREMAAVALTGAVNDATLERESPITDPVRRRLLARLARLCARRLSPRVQSFLYRQLRVAAGMSSVFGLIVANSVGFSMQNGLTDSNGGAKPAHADADFLIAKALMRVTPTFTLGVVAFMYSVSSLAVIDREMTRQQTLSLKRLYCLK
- a CDS encoding glycerol uptake protein, putative (TriTrypDB/GeneDB-style sysID: LpmP.19.1190~partially sequenced multicopy gene), encoding MADHDPSNHISAPRRSSPAPLSRTRFSAATLEREKVCKDEPEAIVKDLSLNSLTSPGSPSSSFRGFTALLPLTSTSVSPPYCTAPPLSMPRLRLLSFTTELGIGASVYNSIYPRLYTIEYLLSVAMVIYLCAYAFCTLRVFCAKNIHHYLRDLLAPNTFLRRYNAIGYDKHVDSQWGRFTQQYTTLVELSAFMGATTFLCRCVSSTSMSRAPSTADSISSYDISQNGLAGTTNGAVTNIGTRGGRLPAESSASDVRASKPVSLALRVWRIIAGHSWSIPAFYT